The Couchioplanes caeruleus sequence ATGGACATCGAGGACTTCTTCGGCCACACCCCGGTCAAGGGCGCGGGTGCCACCGGCCGGGTCTGGAAGACCGGCCAGCCCTTCTGGATCCGGGAGATCGGCGAGGCCACCATGCTGCGCTCGCCGTTCGAGCGGGAACGCGTCGAGATCTGCCTGCGCAGCGGCATCCACAGCGTCCTCGCCGTCCCGGTCAGTGACGGCCGGTCACTGCTGGGCGTGCTGACCTGCTATGCCGGGGCCGCCGAACACCACGAGGACATGCTGACCGTCCTGCTCGACGGCGTCGCCGCGCAGATCGGCATCTTCGTCGCGCTCCGCCGGGCCGAGGAGCTGAGCCGGCAGCTCGGCCGGATGCAGGACGACTTCATCTCGCTCGTCGGCCACGAGCTGCGCACGCCGCTGACCGCGATCACCGCGTACGCCGGCATGCTCGCCGACGACTACAGCGAGGACGACGAAGGCCGCGCCATGGTGCAGAGCATCGAGCGCAACGCCGCCGAGCTGCAGACGATCGTCGCCACCCTGCTCGACCTCGCCGGCCTGGACTCCGGGCATCTCAATCTGAACATCCGGCGCGTCGACCTCACCACGATCATCGCCGAGTGCGAGGCGGCTTCCCACCACCACGACGTGCGGTTCCACACCGACATGCCGGACGCCGTCACGATCGACGGCGATCCCGACCGGCTGCGGCAGGTGGTGCAGGACCTGCTGGACAACGCCGCGAAGTACAGCCCCGGCGGCAGTGACGTCCACGTCAGCCTCGAGACCGACGGGCAGATGGCGGAGCTGTGCGTCAGCGACGAGGGCATCGGCACCCCGCGCGACGAACGCGAACGCGTCTTCGACCGCTTCTACCGTGGGAGCAACGTCCGCCACCACGGGACGAACGGCAGCGGGCTCGGGCTGAGCCGCGCCCGCACCATCGTCCACCTGCACGGCGGCACCATCCAGCTCCTCGACAACGAGCCCACCGGCACCGTCGCCGTCGTCCGGCTGCCCCACGAGCAGGACGCCGCGCTCACCGTACGCCGCCTCTGAGGCGTTACAGCAGGGGCTCGATGTGGCGTCGGGGCAGCGGGCCCGGCTTGGCGATGTAGTAGCCCTGGCCGTGGCGTACGCCCAGTTCCAGCAACTGGGCGTGCTCCGCGTACGTCTCGATGCCCTCGGCGACCAGCATGGCGCCGATGCTCTCGGCGAAGGTGACCAGCGCGCGGGCGAGGGCGATCCGGACCGGGTCCTGGTCGATGCCGCGGGTCAGCGAGATGTCGAGCTTGATGACGTCGGGCTGGATCTGCAGGATCTGGCTCAGGTTGGCGAAGCCGGCGCCGGCGTCGTCCACCGCGATCAAAATCCCGGCCGCCCGGAGCAGGTCCATGACCTCGCGCAGCGCCGTGTAGTCGGTGACCTGGGTGTGCTCGGTCAGCTCCACCGCGATGCGGCGGTGCGCGTGCGCCAGCAGCATGGTGATGGTCCGCGGCGTCAGCAGCGCCTCCACCGACGCGTTCAGGCTGAGCCACACGCCGTCCGGCACGTCGCCGAGGCGCAGCAGGGACCGCTCGATCGCCAGGATCTCCAGCTCCACCCCCAGACCGGCCGCGTCCGCGGCGGCGAACGCCTCCGCCGGGTTCGCGAAGTGCCGGCGGTCGAACCGGGCCAGCGCCTCGTAGCCGTTGACCATCCCGTCTTCCAGCTGCACGATCGGCTGGAAGGCGGTCTCGACCGCGCTGCGGTAGAGCACTTCGCGAACGGCCCGGTTGGCGGGCGAGGGGAGCTGCGCGACGGTCATGCCGCATCAGTCGGCAGCGGCCCTCAACGCAATCTCAAGCCGCCGTCAGCGAAAGGCAAAGCTTCGGGTGAGTTCCTCGTGGCGGGTGTCGTCGTGCGTGGCGGCGACGGTCTGGGCCGACCAGCGCATCGCGTCCATGACGGCGCCGGTGAGGTCGTTGCCGCCGCGGTTGAAGCCCATCATGACCATGTCGCCGCGCTCGTACGCGTCGACCACCCGCAGCATCCGGCCGAGCGGGCCGGTGCCGCGGGTCAGGGCCGCGCCGATGTCCGCGGTCAAGGGCAGGTGGCTCACCAGCGATGCCGGGGTGATGCCGAGGAGCTGGGCGACCGCGGTGATGAGCCCGGCCACGAACGCCGCGTCCGGGTCGGTGTCGAACCGCGCCGCCAGGTTGTGGCACAGCCGGGCCCGGGTCAGCGCGTTGGTCAGTTGGACCTCGGTCTCCTCGGCCACGTCGTCGACCGTCATGAGCATCGCCCAGCGGCGGATGTGGCCCAGGCCCAGCAGCATCACGGCCTGGCGGATCGACGACACCCGGCGGATCGAGCCCACGGCGGCGCTGTTGCTGGCCCGCAGCACCCGCATGGTCAGCGCCGGGTCGCTCGAGACGATCTCCACGATCCGGTCGATGTCGACGTCGGCCGCGTCCAGCGCGGCGAGCAGCTCCACCCGGCGCGACTTGAACGGAGGGATGCAGGCGGCGGTCATCACCTGAGGGCGGCTGAGCACGTAGCCCTGGCGCAGCTCGATGCCGTACCGGTCGCACAGGGCCAGGTGGTCCAGCGTCTCCAGACCCTCGGCGACGATCTCGATGCCGGGGAAGCCGCGGAAGAAGGCGAGCTGCTCCTCCAGGCGCTCCGGGTCGCAGCTCGGCAGGTCCAGCTTCACGTACGAGGCCAGCGGCAGCAGCCGCTCGTGCCCAGATCCCCAGACGAAGTCGTCCAGCGCGATGGGGTAGCCGGCGGCGACGAGGTTCGACACACCCGCCACCACGGCATCGTCGACCTCGATCGTCTCGAGCACCTCGAGGACGACGCTCTCCGGGCCGAACGGGAGGATGAGCTCGCCGGTGAGGAACTCGCGCGTCATGTTGATGAAGCACATGCGGTCGCCGACGATCTCGTCGAGCCCGAACTCGGTGAACGCGTTGACGAGGACGTGGCTCGTCGCGTACGCGTCCCGCCGGTCGGCCTCGACGGCGCTGGTGTTGCCGCGGAACAGCAGCTCGTAGCCCGCGATGTCACCGTGCGCGTCGAAGATCGGCTGCCGCCCGATGTGCACCTGGCGGGTGCCCGGCTGAGTGAACTCCTGCCGCTTGTCCATGGCGTGACGATCGGCCGCCTTGATCTTCTCTTGAGCGTTCTCTGCGGGAAACCTGACCGTGGGGCCACGCCCGCGGTGGGCGCGGCCCCACGGGCCGATCGTCGATCAGGAACCGCCGGAGATGTACCAGTAGCCGGTCACCGCCGCGGCGGGCACGTCCGGGCTGACCGCGCCCTTGCCCCAGAAGTAGTCGTTCATGCTGACCGCGCCGCCGGGCCCGATCGGGCCCATGCTGGCCCAGACCACCGAGGCGGGCTGGTCGTCGATCGACGCCTGCGCCCAGGCGCTGCGCACCGGCATCGGCTTGTTCCACCACAGGAACGGCGTCCGCAGCATGTAGTTCGCGTACGTGCCGCCGTGCGAGGCGCTGTGGTACGACACCGTGTGGAAGCTGTTGATCTGGTGCAGGCCGGCGAACGCGGGACCCCAGCGCTGCCACCACCGCTGGCCGCCCGAGTCACTGGCGAGCACCAGACAGGTGAACAGGCTCATCCACTCGACGTCGCCGTTGCCCCAGCGCGCGTCGGTGTTCGACAGGAACGTGTCGTCGTTGCTGCTGCACCCCGAGAAGCTGAACCCGGTGGGCGACCCGTGGCCCTGCCAGTAGGTCATGTCGACGTGGTCGGTCCAGTCGCTGTCGTCACCGCCGAACGCCGGATCCTTGAAGTCCTGCTCCCAGGCGTTCTGATCGGTCCAACTGAACTCGACCGGAATGCCGCGGGAGGAGAACTGGCCGTTGAACGAGGCGAGGTTGGTGCCGGTGTGCGGCAGCCCGGAGCACGGCCCGGTGCCCTCGCTGCCGACGTCGGCCCGGCCGTACGCGCGGGCGGTCACCCGGTCGGGACCGGGGCGCGGTGCGGGCGGCGGGGGCATCTCCGGGAGCTGCGCGTCCAGCGCGGCCGGCACGACGACGATCTGGGCGCGGCTGCCGTCGGCGTGGAAGCCGGAGCAGCGCAGGCTCGGCTCGATGGTGCGCACGCCCGCCGACAGCGCCGGCGCCCAGTAGACCGGGGTGGCAGAGGCGATCCGTACCCTGCCGGCCATCGCCTCGGCGCAGCGGGACTGTGCCCCGGCGGCGTCGACGACCGCGACCGAGCCCGTCTGCGCCACCGTACGGGTGCTGTAGGACAGGGCCGTGGCCTTACCCTTGCCGTCGAACGCGATCCGGATCTTGGCACCGGGTCCCTCGTACGGCAGCCCGGCGAGGGTGAAGGAATAGGAGACGCTGGTGTCCAGCGCGGCCGACACGGTCGTCTGTCCCCGGCGGTCGACCGCGGTGATCGTGGTGTTTCGTGCGCTCGCCTTCGCGCCTCGCGGCGTGAGTTTCGCCGTCGCCAGGGCCTGGGCCGCCCGCCGCAGCGCGTCACTCGAGCCGATGGTGCGCAGGCGCCTGAGTGCGGCGACGTCGAGCACCGTGGTGGTGGTCGGCTGCCCGTCCTCGTCCTTGCCGGGCCGGCCCGCCGTCTTGGTCGGCACGGCCAGGAACGACTGCTCGGCGGCGTAACGGACACTGCCGTCCTCGCCGCGCGCGAGGCGGATCCCCAGGGCCTTGCCCAGCCCTGAGGCCTGCGCCGCGGTCAGGCCGCTCGAGCGTACGGCGAAGACCGGCAGCGTCGCCGCCGTGTCCGCTCCCGTCGCCGCGGCCGCTCCCGCCGGGGCGGCGATCGCGCTCACGCCCAGCGGCGCGACGACCGCCGCCGTGAGCAGGGCGGCGGTCGCCCGTCGCCGGCGTCTCGGTGTCTGCGTCTTGCTCCCCATCACTGACCCCCGTGTCTGTGCTCCGGCACCGGTCGGTGCCGCGCCCAGTATGGGAGCGGGAATTCGGGGAAAATGTGGTTATCACGGGCGAGACGGATAGGCGACAGCCGCGCCGCTCACTGCTCGGGCTGGGACGTCCCCACCGCGGTCACCTGGTCGACCGGCTTGCGGGTCACCTCGGACTTGACCAGCTTGCGGGACTTCTCCCGCCCGTCGGCGTAGACGACCTCGTACGTCAGGGTCTGCTCGCCGTCGATGCCCTCGGAGCGCAGCTCCTTCTCGCCCTCGGCCAGCCAGTTGTCCTTGATCGTGCGGGTCTTGAACTTGACCGGCTTGGTCTCGGTGACCGTGCGCTTCCCGTCCCCGGTCGGCGCCGGCGGGCTGCTCGGCGCCGACGACGCGGGCACGCGTTCGCCGTTCTGCCAGGCCGGATTCGCCGCGTCATCGCCGGAGGAGGCGCCGCCGACGGCGAAGGCGCCACCGAGGGGCACGACCAGCGCGGCTGCGATCAGGCCGCCTTTCTGCAGGGGCTTCAAGCGCGACCACGCGCCCGTCGGGTTCATCACCCGCACAGTCTGGACGTCCTCTTCCGGCGCCAGATCCTCCGTTCGGGTGATCCTCAGCTCGCCGGCGAATCTACCGGCAGGGTGACGCCGGAGGACGAGGCAGGGTTCGGCCGGGGCGGCTGCGGCGACTCGCGCGACACGCCGAAGACGAGCAGGCCCAGCAGTCCGGTCAGGAGCAGGGCGGCGATGGCAAACTCGAGCTTGTCCCGCCGGCGGATACGCCACATTCCGCGGGACGGGATCTCGTCGTACCACCGGGGTTCGTGTTCGCTCACCGCACCAGTCTTCGCCCGAGCCTTGGCCGGCGTGATCGGCGAAAGAAGCAAAAATATTTAGCCTCTTTCTCGACGACGTGCCGGCCCTTCGGCTCGTTGTCCATGTCCGAGCCCTTTCCAGGCTTTGCGCGGGTGTTGAGCGACGGCTGAGGTTGCATTGAGGTTGCCGGCCGAACTATGGGGCATGACCTACTCGAACCTCCTCGCCGTTCCGCCCGTGGTCGTCGCCGGACCCGCCCGTGACCTCTCCCCGATGCCGTGGCCGTACCGCGTGGCCGCCGTCGAGCTCAGCGTCGTCGTTCCCTTCCACCGCACGGGCCCCCGGCTCCAGGAAGCCCTGAAGCGGATCAGCGACGCCCTCAACTCCCAGGGAATCGCCTTCGAGATGATCGCCCTGTCCGCCCGTCCCGGCGCCGGATCCTCCCCGGAGCTGGACCGTATGCCCCACACCCGCGTCGTCACCTCGGGCTCGATCGAGGACAAGGGCGCGGCCCTGCACCTCGGCTTCGCCATGGCCCGCGGCGCCTGGATCTGCTTCGTCGACATCGACGAGGACGCCGAGATCGACGGATACGAGCTGATCGAGCACTTCCACCGGGCCCGCGAGAAGAACCTCTGACCCGGCGGACCGGACGTTCCACGAAAGGCTGAGCCCCGTGCCAGCAGGACCTGACGTACTGACCCTTCCCTTCGCGGCCCTGGCGGTGTTGCTGTACCTGAACGCCACCCTGCGGCGCGATCCCGACGACGCCGGCGACGGCCCGCGGCGGAGGCGGACCGACGGATCCTCGCCGACAGCGCCTGAGCCGCACCGCGGAGATCAGGAACGCGAGGCCTGGACGAAGAAGCGGTGGGCGGTCACCGTGTAGTGCCCGTCCGCACGGATCCTCGCGTCGATCCGGCGCAGCGCCCGGTCGTACCGCTCCGGGCTGAAGTCGCGCACCTGCCACGGCACCACGCGCAAGTGCCACACGATCGCGCCGACGTCGTGGAAGGTCAGCGGCGGGCGCTCCTCGCGGACGTCGGTCACCTCGAGCCCAGCCCCCTCGAGGGCCGCGACCGCCGTCGCCGCCGTCCACGTCTGCAGGTACGGCGGGGGCGCGCCCAGCTCCGCGTTCAGATCCGCCAGGTCGTCGCTGCCCACCTGCTGCGTCAGCACAGTGCCACCCGGCCTCAGCAGCCGGGCGATGTCCTCGGCCGGCAGCCGCCCGTGCCGGCTCAGCACGACGTCGAACTCCTCCTCGCCGCCGGGCAGCTCGGTGACCACCGAGACGCCGAACGGCGCGAGCCGGTCGCGAGCCACGGGAACGTTCGGCGTCCAGCTCTCCACCGCGACGGTGTGCGCCGGCAACGGCGCCAGCTCCGCGAGCAGCTCCCCACCGCCCGTGTCGAGGTCCAGCATGCTGCCGGCCCGGCGCACCGGCGGCCGGGCCAGCGCCGGGTACGACCACGACGGGTCGGAGCCGACCGCGCGCCCGTCGAGCCAGGCGAACTCCCAGCCCGTGACGGGCACGGCGGCGGCCTCACCCACGAGCTGGTCATAGAGCCCTCCGGAACGCATGCCGCGACCGTATCGGGGTGCGGGGTTCCGCGCGATCCGATCGCACCCCCCACTGCGGCCGCTGTCAGCAGGATCACGCCTGCGCTGCCCGGGCGATCACGCCTGTAGTGCCCGGGCGATCACGGCTGCGATGCCCGCGCGATCACCGCTCATTCCTCCTCGGGCGGCGTCGCCGGACCACGCCGAGTACCGCGCGAATCGCGTCGGAGTTGTCGTACCCCCGGCATAGTCTCGCGGGGATAGCGATCGACCAGCGCATGGAGGCCCCATGACCACGCTTCCCGACCGTCCGAACACCGCCCTCGTCGTCATCGACGTGCAGAAGGGCGTCGTCGGCCAGGCCCACGACCGCGACAAGGTCGTCGCCAACATCGCCGCCCTCGTGGAGAAGGCCCGTGCCGCCGGCACCGAGATCGTCTGGGTCCAGCACAACAGCGACCAACTCCCCCGCGACAGCGACAACTGGCAATATGTGCCGGAGCTGGTGCGCCGTGATCCCGAGCCGGTCGTGCACAAGACCTACGGTGACTCTTTCGAGGAGACCGACCTGGAGTCGGTGCTCGCCGACCGCGGCATCGGCCGCCTGATCGTGGCGGGCGCCCAGACCGACGAGTGCATCCGGTCGACGCTGCACGGCGCGCTCACCCGCGGCTACGACGTGACGCTGGTCGCCGACGCCCACACGACCGAGGACCTCTCCGAGTACGGCGCCCCGACGCCGGACAAGGTCATCGCCCACACCAACCTCTACTGGAAGTACCACAAGGCCCCCGGCCGGACGGCGGGCACGGTGGACACCGCGGAGATGGACTTCGCCGCGGCATCCCCGGCCTGACCCGGGGTCGCGCCCGCTCGATCGAGCAGGCGCCCGCGGAGCCGGCTGCCCGCGGCCGGGAGCGGGCCGGGACCCGAGAGGGGCCCGGTGCGGGCCTGGATCCGGGTGCGGGCTGGGGTCCGAGCGGCCCCGGGGGCTGGGCGCGGGCGCACAGGTCTACCTCCGAGGCAGGTCGGCCACGGTTTCGGTACGACTTTCGTCCGATCGCGGGGGCGGGCAAACCCCGCTCCGCGGCGATGCGGCCGGGGCCGGCCGGACGGGATAGTCGTCTCATCGCGGGGATGGTCGCCGCGGAGACGAGGAGAGAGCCGATGAGGAACAACGTGGGCGTCATGGACGTCACCGACGATCTCGACCGGACGCTGCTCGCCGTCGCCGGTCCCGCCCGGTGGGTGGCCGGGCCCCGTGACGTGCTCGCCGAGGCCATCGCGGACCTGTCGTCCGCCCGGCCGTCCCCTCCCTCCGCCTCGACCCCGCCGGCTGTGGCGTCTCCGCTGGCCGGGGCGGCTGCGGCGCCTCCGCTGGCCGGGGCGGCTGCGGCGCCTCCGCTGGCCGGGGCCGCTGCGGCCGGGGGTGCGGCGTCGGCCGGATCCGGTCAGGTGGTGGCCATCCTGACCGATCCCGCGGTGATCCGGATCGGGTGGCTCGCCGCGGGTATCTCGACCTTCTTCCTCGCCCTCGCCGCCCTCCTCTGACCCCTACCGGGGCAGCGCCTGCGGCGTTCTTCGCGACCGGGCGGCCCGGCGTGTGGCGGATACCATGGCGGGATGCCCGTCCTTGCCGACCTAACCGCGGACGACAACGGACCGGGCGCGACGGCCGACGTCTGGGGAGACACCGAATTCCGCCGCCAGCTCCACAAAGGCGTGCCCCGCAACTATTGCCGGCCGCACTTCTTGCACAGCGGCGACGACGACGGCTCTCACACTCTGCCGGCCGACATCGATGCCCTGGTCGAGGAGCTCACCCAGCACCGGCCGAAGACCTGGATCATCACCGGCGGTCCGGGCAGCGGCAAGACGTCCATCGCCGCGGCGGTGGCGGCCGATCTACTCGATCGTGACACCGTGCCGGTCGTGCTGGACGCCCGGGTCTGGCCCACCGTGGACGCTTGCGCCGAGCTACGCGACGTGCTGCTGGCGCTGCGCCCGGACGAGATACCGGCGCCGCTGTGGAAGTCGCGGATCAAGCACAAGCGGTGCGTCGTGATCATCGACGGCCTGAACGAGATCGCCCGGCAGTGGGGTGACACACCCGCCTGGCGGTTCGTGAAGTCCATCGTCGAGGGCGGCCACCCCTTTCCGGTGCTCGCCACGATGCGGCACTTCACGGACGAGCCGCAGGAGTCGCTGACCCGGCCGGTGAACCTCCTCGACCTGGCGCCGCTGACGGATGCCGAGGTCACCCGGTATCTCGCCGCCGTGGGGCTGGACGCCGGCGACCTGTTGCGCCTGCGCAGCCAGGACGACTTCGAGGATCTTTACTCGAATCCGCTTCTGCTTTCCCTGCTGGCCAACCTCCTCGGTCCGCAGTCGAACGGCAGCTCGGACCGTTTCCGTCGCGACGGTCACCGCCAAGGCGGCCAGGGCGCGGCGGGTGGCACGCCACCCACGGCGGGTGGCACGCCACCGTCCCGCGGCAGACTGCTGCTCCAGACCGTCCAGCGGGCGCGGCGGCACCGGCGGCTCTCCGCCGGCGAGCTGGAGATCGAGCGCGGCGGCCTGCAGCTCGAGTCGGTCATGGTCGCGGCGGCGTCGTGTGCCTTCGGGAACCCCGGAAGCGAAGGGCACTTCTCCCGGCGGGACGTGGAGCGGCTGCTGGCGCAGAGCCGTCCCGGCGAGCCACAGTCTGCCGCGATCGTCGACGCCTTCCTGGACACCCAGATGGTGGTCCGGGTCGAGGATTCCATGGACCGGTTCCGCTTCGCCCATCCCTCCTTCGTCGACTTCGGCATCGCGCTGGCCTACCGGAACGAGGAGCTGCCGTCCGCGCTGATGGCCTCCGAGGAGCTGGTGCACTGCCTCGGCGACTGGGTGGGTCTCACGGCCGACCCGGACGAGAGCGCGCGCCGGGTGCTGCAGCGGATCACGGACGAGGAGTACGAGTTCGACCGTTCCTGCCTCGTCGACGTGGTCTTCGCCAACCGGGGCGTGCTCACGACCGAGACGCTCGTGCTGCTGTGGCGCGCGATCGGCGGCGCCCTCGGTTCGGCGTTGCGGGGCCGGCGCTGGCAGCAGCAGTCGCTGATCCAGGCGCTCAACCAGCTTCCCGAGTGGACCATCGCCGAGGGGATCCGGCTGGGTGTGCTCGACAAGTTCTCCGGCCCGCTGCACGCCGAGATCGTGGAGCAGATGTCGCAGCGCACCCTCGACGTCCGCAAGCTGCGCCAGGCCCAACGACGGACGCGGGACGAGCGGTTCGCCAGCAACGCCCTCGAACGCCGGGAGGCGCTGGCCCTCGCTCAGGAGCTCGGCGCGACCGGCACGGAGCGCCTGGCCGGCCTCGAGATTCTCAAGGCGCGGCTTCCCGCGGCGGACGGCGATCTCGCGGCGAGGATCGTGCAGGGCATCATGCGCCTCGGCGGGCTCGGCGAGCTGCCCGTGCTGGTG is a genomic window containing:
- a CDS encoding EAL and HDOD domain-containing protein, which encodes MDKRQEFTQPGTRQVHIGRQPIFDAHGDIAGYELLFRGNTSAVEADRRDAYATSHVLVNAFTEFGLDEIVGDRMCFINMTREFLTGELILPFGPESVVLEVLETIEVDDAVVAGVSNLVAAGYPIALDDFVWGSGHERLLPLASYVKLDLPSCDPERLEEQLAFFRGFPGIEIVAEGLETLDHLALCDRYGIELRQGYVLSRPQVMTAACIPPFKSRRVELLAALDAADVDIDRIVEIVSSDPALTMRVLRASNSAAVGSIRRVSSIRQAVMLLGLGHIRRWAMLMTVDDVAEETEVQLTNALTRARLCHNLAARFDTDPDAAFVAGLITAVAQLLGITPASLVSHLPLTADIGAALTRGTGPLGRMLRVVDAYERGDMVMMGFNRGGNDLTGAVMDAMRWSAQTVAATHDDTRHEELTRSFAFR
- a CDS encoding glycosyltransferase, translating into MTYSNLLAVPPVVVAGPARDLSPMPWPYRVAAVELSVVVPFHRTGPRLQEALKRISDALNSQGIAFEMIALSARPGAGSSPELDRMPHTRVVTSGSIEDKGAALHLGFAMARGAWICFVDIDEDAEIDGYELIEHFHRAREKNL
- a CDS encoding DUF6345 domain-containing protein; the encoded protein is MGSKTQTPRRRRRATAALLTAAVVAPLGVSAIAAPAGAAAATGADTAATLPVFAVRSSGLTAAQASGLGKALGIRLARGEDGSVRYAAEQSFLAVPTKTAGRPGKDEDGQPTTTTVLDVAALRRLRTIGSSDALRRAAQALATAKLTPRGAKASARNTTITAVDRRGQTTVSAALDTSVSYSFTLAGLPYEGPGAKIRIAFDGKGKATALSYSTRTVAQTGSVAVVDAAGAQSRCAEAMAGRVRIASATPVYWAPALSAGVRTIEPSLRCSGFHADGSRAQIVVVPAALDAQLPEMPPPPAPRPGPDRVTARAYGRADVGSEGTGPCSGLPHTGTNLASFNGQFSSRGIPVEFSWTDQNAWEQDFKDPAFGGDDSDWTDHVDMTYWQGHGSPTGFSFSGCSSNDDTFLSNTDARWGNGDVEWMSLFTCLVLASDSGGQRWWQRWGPAFAGLHQINSFHTVSYHSASHGGTYANYMLRTPFLWWNKPMPVRSAWAQASIDDQPASVVWASMGPIGPGGAVSMNDYFWGKGAVSPDVPAAAVTGYWYISGGS
- a CDS encoding class I SAM-dependent methyltransferase, producing the protein MRSGGLYDQLVGEAAAVPVTGWEFAWLDGRAVGSDPSWSYPALARPPVRRAGSMLDLDTGGGELLAELAPLPAHTVAVESWTPNVPVARDRLAPFGVSVVTELPGGEEEFDVVLSRHGRLPAEDIARLLRPGGTVLTQQVGSDDLADLNAELGAPPPYLQTWTAATAVAALEGAGLEVTDVREERPPLTFHDVGAIVWHLRVVPWQVRDFSPERYDRALRRIDARIRADGHYTVTAHRFFVQASRS
- a CDS encoding EAL domain-containing protein, whose protein sequence is MTVAQLPSPANRAVREVLYRSAVETAFQPIVQLEDGMVNGYEALARFDRRHFANPAEAFAAADAAGLGVELEILAIERSLLRLGDVPDGVWLSLNASVEALLTPRTITMLLAHAHRRIAVELTEHTQVTDYTALREVMDLLRAAGILIAVDDAGAGFANLSQILQIQPDVIKLDISLTRGIDQDPVRIALARALVTFAESIGAMLVAEGIETYAEHAQLLELGVRHGQGYYIAKPGPLPRRHIEPLL
- a CDS encoding cysteine hydrolase family protein, giving the protein MTTLPDRPNTALVVIDVQKGVVGQAHDRDKVVANIAALVEKARAAGTEIVWVQHNSDQLPRDSDNWQYVPELVRRDPEPVVHKTYGDSFEETDLESVLADRGIGRLIVAGAQTDECIRSTLHGALTRGYDVTLVADAHTTEDLSEYGAPTPDKVIAHTNLYWKYHKAPGRTAGTVDTAEMDFAAASPA
- a CDS encoding G5 domain-containing protein yields the protein MNPTGAWSRLKPLQKGGLIAAALVVPLGGAFAVGGASSGDDAANPAWQNGERVPASSAPSSPPAPTGDGKRTVTETKPVKFKTRTIKDNWLAEGEKELRSEGIDGEQTLTYEVVYADGREKSRKLVKSEVTRKPVDQVTAVGTSQPEQ